From Verrucomicrobiia bacterium:
ATTTGCCCAAGCTGATAAAAACGTTGAAGCAAATAAAGGGGCTTCCCGGCCCGATTTTGCTGCACGTATTGACCACCAAAGGGAAGGGGTTTCCGCCCGCCGAACAGGACGCCGCCCGCTTTCACGGCGTCTCCGCCTTTGACAAGGTGACCGGCGCCACGCTGGCACCATCCTCCGGCACGTCCTATATGCAGGCGTTTGGCGAAACAATGGTAAAATTGGCGGAAGCCGACCCTGACGTGGTTGCCGTTACCGCGGCAATGTGCCAGGGGACCGGCCTTTCGGAATTTGCCAGAAAATATCCGGACCGGTTTTTCGACGTCGGCATTGCCGAGGGACACGGCGGGACGTTTGCCGCGGGGCTGGCGGCGGCGGGAAAAAAGCCGGTGTATGCCATCTATTCCACCTTTCTGCAAAGGGCCTACGACCAGGTGATTCACGACATCGCCCTGCAAAAACTGCCGGTGGTGTTCGGCATTGACCGGGCCGGGCTGGTCGGCGAGGACGGCCCCACCCACCACGGCATTTTCGATATTCCGTACCTGCGCTGTTTGCCAAACATTGTGGTCTCCGTGCCGAAGGATGGAGAAGAACTGGCGAATCTGCTTTACACCGCCGTCAATTACAAAAACGGCCCGTTCTCCATTCGCTATCCGCGCGCCAGTATCCCGGACAAGCTGACGGGAGAATTCAAGGAGATTGAAATCGGATCCTGGGAAGTGCTGGAAAAAGGGGAGGGTGTTTTGGTCATCGCCTGCGGCACGATGGTCCATCCGGCGCAAAATGTTGTACGTCAAATGCGGGAAGAAGGGTACCACCTCACGCTGGTAAACGCCCGCTTCGTCAAACCGCTGGACGGACGGCTTCTGGATCTGCTGTTCACCGACCACCGGGTCGTTCTAACCATCGAGGAAGGGGCTTTGGCGGGCGGCCTCGGCTCCGCCGTGATGGAATATATGGAGGCCCGCAAGCTCTCCGGCATCTCTTTCCGGAGGTTGGGAATCCCCGACCGGTTTATCCATCAAGGGGCGCGCAAGATATTGCTGGAGGAAGTCGGTTTGACGGAAGAAGGGATTAAAGCCGAGCTTGCCGCGATGAATCTGAACCTGGCGAAGAAGAAAAGCCGGGTCGCTTCCGAATGAAATTGGGTCTTTTGGTCAACGCCGGTCGCCCCGGAGCCGGGGCGGTCCTTTCCGAAATTTTGGATTGGGCTGAAAAATCCGGGGTGGAGACCTTCATTTTTTCCGACGGTGCGCTTCCCGCTTCCGGCGGCACGGCCGTCGCCGAAGCCGAACTGGCCTTCCGCGCCGATTTCGTTTTGGCCCTGGGGGGGGACGGGACGATCTTGCGCACCGCCCGCGCGGTTGGAAACTCCCAAAAGCCGATTCTGGGTATCAACACCGGCGGGCTGGGTTTTCTGGCGGAGCTTTCTAATCGGAATGTGACCGCTGCCCTGGATTCCTTGAAAAAAGGCCGGTATCAGCTTGAAGACCGCATGGTGCTTCAGGCGGAGGTGAAAACCACCGGCCAAAGGTTTTTCGCCCTGAACGATGTCGTGGTGGAAAAGGGGGAGGTTCGCCGGCTTTTGCGGCTCACGTTATCGGCCAACGGGGAGTACATCTGCTCCTACGCCTCCGATGGACTGGTAATCTCAACGCCGACCGGATCCACCGCCTACTCCCTTTCGCTTGGCGGGCCGATTATCAATCCCAAAATGGCTTTGACCATAGCCGTCCCGATTTCCCCTCACAGCCTGGCTTCCCGCCCGCTGGTTTTCGAGCCGGGCGACGTGCTCGAAGTGAAACTCTCCCAGCCCGAAAAGGAGGCCCTGGTCACCGTGGACGGGCAGCTTTCGCAAAAAATCACCTCCGCCGACCGGCTGGAGGTGCGCCGGGCGCCTCATGCCATCCGCCTCGTGCGCTTCAACCGGCAATCGTTTTACGAGGTTCTGCGCAGCAAACTCCACTGGGGGGTTTTGCCGGGGGAGGGGTAGTTTGAAATACGTTTTATGGGGGCTTGCGTTTTTCTTATTATTCACTGCCGGGTTCGTGGTTTACGCCGCCACCGGCCTGCCGGAAGTGGGCTACTTGGCTCGCGAGAACCCAAAAACCACCGCCTTTGCGGAAATCTGGAAGAAAAAGCAGAACGGCGCAAAGTCACCCTCGCATGTACATCAGGAGTGGATTGACTTCAAGGATGTTTCCCCGTACCTCGTCGGCGCCGTTCTGGTGGCGGAGGACGCCAACTTCTGGGAGCATTCCGGGTACGACTGGCAGGAGATCAAGCGGGCCATCCGCACGGACTTAAAGAAAGGCAGATTTTCCCGGGGCGCCTCCAC
This genomic window contains:
- the dxs gene encoding 1-deoxy-D-xylulose-5-phosphate synthase, which encodes MILEKINSPADLRKLKQADLAPLSEELRSEILKTVSQTGGHLATNMGAVELTLALHYVFNTPQDKIVWDVGNQTYAHKLITGRRGRFHTLRQYEGLSGFTKIEESEYDVFGAGHASTAISAAFGMACARDLSQEKYKVIAVFGDGALTGGLAYEGLNNAGASGKDFLAILNDNSMSISKNVGAIAQYLTGVLTDETYNKIKADIWELVGKTKSGLKLRSLVSYMDENIKGFFLPGIIFEKLGFRYFGPMDGHDLPKLIKTLKQIKGLPGPILLHVLTTKGKGFPPAEQDAARFHGVSAFDKVTGATLAPSSGTSYMQAFGETMVKLAEADPDVVAVTAAMCQGTGLSEFARKYPDRFFDVGIAEGHGGTFAAGLAAAGKKPVYAIYSTFLQRAYDQVIHDIALQKLPVVFGIDRAGLVGEDGPTHHGIFDIPYLRCLPNIVVSVPKDGEELANLLYTAVNYKNGPFSIRYPRASIPDKLTGEFKEIEIGSWEVLEKGEGVLVIACGTMVHPAQNVVRQMREEGYHLTLVNARFVKPLDGRLLDLLFTDHRVVLTIEEGALAGGLGSAVMEYMEARKLSGISFRRLGIPDRFIHQGARKILLEEVGLTEEGIKAELAAMNLNLAKKKSRVASE
- a CDS encoding NAD(+)/NADH kinase, producing the protein MKLGLLVNAGRPGAGAVLSEILDWAEKSGVETFIFSDGALPASGGTAVAEAELAFRADFVLALGGDGTILRTARAVGNSQKPILGINTGGLGFLAELSNRNVTAALDSLKKGRYQLEDRMVLQAEVKTTGQRFFALNDVVVEKGEVRRLLRLTLSANGEYICSYASDGLVISTPTGSTAYSLSLGGPIINPKMALTIAVPISPHSLASRPLVFEPGDVLEVKLSQPEKEALVTVDGQLSQKITSADRLEVRRAPHAIRLVRFNRQSFYEVLRSKLHWGVLPGEG